The genomic window TAACTCACACTCCAGCTGACCCCAGCCCAGGTAACACACACGCATGTGATGGTGTGAACTTGGCTCAGTAGCGTTCTCTTCTTCATATATAGCACCCACTGACGAATCAGTCGTAACTGTCACCGCTTCTGCAATTTCCATCTTCTGAGTACAATCCATTTTGTCGATTTTTCCCACTGGACGGTCATAATGATTTCCGGGTCCATCCCTCTGAGGCGAATGATATCGACTTTGCCTCATCTCTCTCAGAGAATTAAGCAAACAGGTGGTGTTCACTATCACACGCTTCGTTGATATTGGTTTAACACtgattattttccattttctccaaaTGCTGTTTCTTTTTTACTGTTTTTCTCCGTCTTCATATGTTATATGTGTTTTTGTACTGAAATTTATTTTCTGAATAACTTTCATTGATCAGAAAGTGAGATTGTGCAAATGTTCAAGTTATCAAGCCCAAAAGATGAAATCCAAAGATTGCCCATGAATCAGAAGTTTCCAAGGAACAATCCCTCAGTTAGGACATTGGATGAGAGGTTCATaaggattttgaaaatattcaagtGGGGGCCTGACGCGGAGAAGGCTTTGGAAGTACTGAAACTGAAGGTGGATCACCGATTGGTTCGTGAGGTTTTGAAGATAGATGTTGAGATTCATGTTAAGATTCAGTTTTTCAAGTGGGCAGGGAAGAGGAGAAATTTTGAGCATGATTCCACCACTTATATGGCTTTAATTCATTGCTTGGATGAAGCTGGAATGCTTGGTGAAATGTGGAAGACAATTCAGGAAATGGTTCGGAGTACATGTGTTATTGGTCCGGCTGATTTATCCGAAATTGTTAAAGTTTTAGGAAAGGCGAAGATGGTGAACAAGGCCCTCTCGATTTTCTACCAGATCAAAGGTCGCAAGTGCAAGCCAACATCAAACACTTACAACTCCATGATCTTGATGCTGATGCAAGAGGGTCATCACGAAAAAGTTCATGAGCTCTATAATGAGATGTGTAATGAGGGTGACTGTCTGCCTGATACAGTGACATATAGTGCCCTTATAGCAGCATTTGGAAAACTGGGCCGTGATGATTCTGCCATTAGCTTGTTTGATGAGATGAAGGAGAATGGATTACATCCTACTGCAAAGATTTATACGACAATATTAGGAATTTATTTCAAGTTGGGTAGGGTTGAAAAAGCTTTGGGTCTTGTTCAGGAGATGAAAGAGAAGGGTTGTGCTCTTACTGTTTATACATACACAGAGTTGATAAAAGGTGTTGGGAAAGCTGGGAAGGTTGAAGAAGCCTATAGTATATTTATGAATATGTTAAAAGAGGGGTGTAAACCAGATGTTGTGCTTATAAACAATTTAATAAACCTTTTAGGGAAGGCAGGTCGTTTGGCGGATGCTATTAAGTTGTTTGAAGAAATGGAGTCTTTGCAGTGCACCCCAAATGTGGTAACATATAACACTGTAATTAAAGCTTTATTTGAATCAAAAGCCCGAGCTTCTGAGGCGTTTTTGTGGTATGAGAAGATGAAGGAGAATGGTGTTGTTCCTAGCTCTTTTACTTATTCAATTCTTATTGATGGATTTTGTAAGACGAATAGAGTCGAGAAAGCTTTATTGCTTCTTGAGGAGATGGATGAGAAAGGTTTTGCTCCTTGTCCAGCTGCCTATTGCAGCCTGATCAACGCTCTTGGAAAAGCGAAAAGGTATGAAGCTGCAAATGAGTTATTTCAGGAATTAAGGGAGAACTGTGGATATTCCAGTGCTCGTGTATATGCTGTGATGATCAAACACTTGGGAAAATGTGGTCGTCTAAGTGAGGCTGTAGATCTTTTTAACGAGATGAAAAAACTTGGGTGCAATCCTGATGTTTACGCTTATAATGCGCTTATGTCAGGGATGGTAAGGGTTGGCATGACAGATGAAGCTCATTCCTTGCTTCGAACCATGGAAGAAAATGGTTGCACTCCTGACCTAAACTCAcataacataattttaaatggCTTTGCTAGGACAGGGGGCCCAAAAGGGGCAATTGAAATGTTTACAAGAATGAAGAATTCAAAGATTAAGCCAGATGTGGTTTCTTACAACACTGTGCTTGGCTGTCTCAGCCGGGCTGGCATGTTTGAGGAGGCTGCAAAGCTGATGAAAGAGATGAACTCAAAGGGTTTTGAATATGATCTCATTACCTACTCATCAATACTTGAGGCAGTAGGAAAGATTGATGAAGATCATACACCTGCTGGTCTGTGAAAGGAACCTGGTATGATATAAATGCTCTCTGTaccttttctttcttgtttttgttagTCATTATAAAGGCCACTTCTCACAGGAAATTGCTTGGttgattttaggttattttatagattttctcttttacaaaatatggCGGGTTCATTGTAAAAACATGTCATATCTACTGAAACTTGTTGGACATGAATGCATCATTTTCTAATTTGTTTTCTAGTATTGTAGTTATATATTATGATCACACTTCTTAAGCCTCTAAAAGGTGGACTTTTGTTCATATGTTGGTATTTGAACTAATTTTTGTGTTATCAAACATCTATTCAGTGTCATTATGTTTAGAATGGGAATCTGAAACACTGACAGGCCTTCGTTAGGAGGGTGTCATTCTGTTCTGAGGAGATCCAACTATGGAGATCTATTCTAAGATGGACCTTATAAGCTGGTAAATAACCTGAAACcatgtaaaaattaaaactattgagagaggaaaaacagaaaaGAGAGAATATACTCTTATAGACTCAAAAAAGCATTTTGGATCCTGTAGGTACCGAATATCTGTACTCTCTGTACTCAGTAGTCTTATGCATTTCTGTGTGAAAATTTTATGAGCTCTATTTCTGTCTAGTGATGTATGCATGTATAAGCAGAGAATGTGAACTCTTAAGAAACCATTTCCTCCATCTTGTGATGGGAGTTGGGCGAATTTCATTCACACAACTAGTGGTTCTGTAATACACATGGAAAATACCCACTTCGTGTGGAAGAATTTTTGTGGAGTTCTACTCTGAAGATGTATTCCTCATTCTTTTCATTAGAATAGCCACACCACTCCACCAACCAGCCCCGTCCCCAACCCATTCTCCCAGCTCTTCCTCTCCATAGCACATGCAAATGTGGTAAGGATTCACTTTACATTTTTCTCCTCTAAGCGAGAGGCTAACTGCTGCACAGGACTTCCTGGATTCAAAACTAACACGAAGCTAGGCTAGTCATTTCTTGGGAGACACCAGAGTGACAGTGTCTCAGAATACTCACAATGATAATTGCTTCTGATTCCCATGATATTATGAAACTAAATTCCTTCATAACTAGCCTATCATGTCTCGATGAGTGAATACATTTCAAAAGATCACCCATCGTTTCATCTATTTTAAAAGTGTGAGTGTGTCTTACCAATCCAACTTAACTAGTCATGGTGTCAATGTAGGATGCTGGTATCCCCCTTATCAGCATATCATATCAATGGCCATAACAAGTATCTGTATGAGTATATCATATTACTGGCAATTATAAGGTATAATTGTAtccattcaaatattttcatggtAAATTGAAAGGAATAATATGATTCATATTTACAGGAGATTCAATTACATGCAGGTCTTGTGATTTTAATCGGATTAGTGATTGTAACTGAACTCTCATCCTATGATTGTTTTGTAGTATGATCTTTTTGGTATAGACAACCAATTgctgtttatttttatcatcttaTGAACCAAACGGCTTTCTGCCTGCAGGTCAGACTGTTATGCATATTGTCAACATTAAAATCATAAACCTTGTTAGAAGGGAAGGCCATGTTTCTTCAGAATATCTGCTGAGATCCACAGATCCAGAGTGTCAATGCTGTGTGGATGGGTTGTATCTGATAGAACAGGCTGTGAAATCCTTCAGAACAAGTTAGAAGATTGCTGACATACTGAATTCTAGGAAATTTCAGATAAGAGCAGTGGAAAGAAAACCAGAAGCCTTATATTCTCTGCTAGAAATGGCTGAAGATGCAGTTCGACTCTTCTCAGTATCACAGTATCTCAATTGAAAAGTGCTGTTCTAAGGCTTCTTAACAATTTGCCTTGTCAGGTGGaattgagaaagaagaaattgGGTAATTCTGGACTGGCCTTGTAAAGAGTCATGGCATACTACAACAATATCTTGAGAAGCTAACACCATTGATCAAGGCAAGATCATTCATTTTTTGGGTTGTTTTTCAAATGAAACACTTTTTTGATGCTCTTGCAATGTGGATATGAAATGAATACATCGGttgtttatatatatgaatCACCAAGAATTATTTCCATGGAGTCATAATATTTCTCTTGCTGCATGTAGGATGTTCTACTTTAGAAAAGCAAGACTGTAGATCTATTTTTCATCCCATCATAACTACAAAATATATCATTCTCCTGCTACAAGCAACAGAGATTCTCTAAGAAATGCTGGGCAGTGCAGTACCTGTATAGGATTTGTTTTCTCTGGCCTGCACTTGCATGCATAACTAGTCAGTCATGATCCAAAACACAGAGAGTGTCAGAGACTACATAACTGGACTTATTAAAGgaaataatattcaaaataacatttcatgagaaaaaaacaaagaaatttagaaattgttaataataaattgaattaaaacaatttaaaaattgggtGTGCACAAGGACAACAACATTAAGAGAAAGagtttaaaaaaccaaaaaatctattaaaaagaagaaaaaaaaccaaaaacaaaagcaTGGCAACTAGGATTTGGTAGAAGAGATTTGGGAATAGTTTCATGGTGATTATGATAgtgtagaaaagaaaaaggaaagcacATGGAGGCCAATTGGAGCTTTATACACCTTTGCTACTCTCAAAAAGTTGAGAACAATAAATTTACCCTTCACAGTCTGGCAGCTGCCTTCGATTCTATGTAAAGAAGATACTCCCTGTTCATGAAGACAACTATATTCCCAGAAGgaaagaatcaaagaaaaatttgaCAGTTCACCCTATGTACTAAACAGATTTGTCCTAATTCTAAGCAGAGCAATCGGTTCTGGAACCCCAATACACATTATTAGGATATAACCAATGAAGAAAGATCCTTTTTGCATGTCTGTTTGGTGCTAATTGTATGTATCATGTGTACCTTGCTGTGTTCTTTTCAGGCACTTCCAATATATTCTCTTTTGCCTGtcagaaaaataaacaaaaatgaagaaagattCAAGGTAGTGGATGTATTGCCATGAACCCACATTCCCACCAACATAGGAAACTTGTACTAAGAGTGAGTGTAAACTACTCTCTTTAGGTTTATAATTCCAGCTCTGGTCATGGCACTAGCAATCAGTGAAGAAAAGGTTGACTTAGCAAACAATGTATATATCCACAACAAGCATCCATCAGGgcacaacaaataaataacaacTACGAGGATCTATTAAGTTTTGTTATTACTACTAGCTAATATTTTCACTACATTACCTTCAACAATTTTATTGCATTACAGATCACAAATTCGAAATGACAAAAGGGTGCCCCCATATTATACAACAACAGCAAGCAACCGATATGCTAAATAATATCAAGGATATATTATCAGGTTTGGTTGCATCACCCACTGACATTCTCAGTAGAAACCTCAGTCTCTTCATCATCACCTTGCCGTATTTTTGCGATCTCAGCTTGTGCCCTCTCTACAATTTGCCTCTTCTGCAATTCCAAATCCCTATGGAAATCCATCCTCATTTTCTCCAGTTCAACCATCTGCTGCCTTTTACTATTCTCAATCTTCTCATATATCTCGCTAAATTTCTGAATAGAATTTGCTAGCAATCTGAAGGAAGATCCCTCATTATTGTCCTGT from Vitis vinifera cultivar Pinot Noir 40024 chromosome 9, ASM3070453v1 includes these protein-coding regions:
- the LOC100249769 gene encoding pentatricopeptide repeat-containing protein At3g16010 — protein: MISGSIPLRRMISTLPHLSQRIKQTESEIVQMFKLSSPKDEIQRLPMNQKFPRNNPSVRTLDERFIRILKIFKWGPDAEKALEVLKLKVDHRLVREVLKIDVEIHVKIQFFKWAGKRRNFEHDSTTYMALIHCLDEAGMLGEMWKTIQEMVRSTCVIGPADLSEIVKVLGKAKMVNKALSIFYQIKGRKCKPTSNTYNSMILMLMQEGHHEKVHELYNEMCNEGDCLPDTVTYSALIAAFGKLGRDDSAISLFDEMKENGLHPTAKIYTTILGIYFKLGRVEKALGLVQEMKEKGCALTVYTYTELIKGVGKAGKVEEAYSIFMNMLKEGCKPDVVLINNLINLLGKAGRLADAIKLFEEMESLQCTPNVVTYNTVIKALFESKARASEAFLWYEKMKENGVVPSSFTYSILIDGFCKTNRVEKALLLLEEMDEKGFAPCPAAYCSLINALGKAKRYEAANELFQELRENCGYSSARVYAVMIKHLGKCGRLSEAVDLFNEMKKLGCNPDVYAYNALMSGMVRVGMTDEAHSLLRTMEENGCTPDLNSHNIILNGFARTGGPKGAIEMFTRMKNSKIKPDVVSYNTVLGCLSRAGMFEEAAKLMKEMNSKGFEYDLITYSSILEAVGKIDEDHTPAGL